A DNA window from Arachis duranensis cultivar V14167 chromosome 3, aradu.V14167.gnm2.J7QH, whole genome shotgun sequence contains the following coding sequences:
- the LOC107480365 gene encoding uncharacterized protein LOC107480365 isoform X1 translates to MGMPMGSDDPAILKLHKWEPSDIPLALSEFREAFLSPTREILLLHSYEKEALLLPLIKGELHSSAPESCHDNDNHSPGSSTLSSQAFTRPSISDMVNDLPCTSGSEINIDTDPAQLKCPRSKSYPFISDVSSLAWARCGDSYDQHSDASFREFLFVSGRCGVSIHAFPKLNKTRGIAQAAVEGNFSQGRWVEWGPVATLAQNIEVGESSSLSDEGQTINGIVGDSGVELPRGPAAKRYLESFFTKIDTTVLDGSIWSKFPKNTEFPCSAEVVSFNIFDGGDVSNQSSLSLCGDDSNSDCFSSVFGIEVNGFYECPRVFSSASYCLVGLFFMLPHDLSGNINDAIQGGRIRNLLLVARLDYWGIQWVSIVKLDERINISLANKWMDFQFSDDLLVCLNSSGLIALYGALSGELVTHLNVSHACGLNPHFDMKGSEKFSLSDGTDIKQECDIKAKLSDQHSGSFRRSFKRFVVASHTSLLAVVDECGVIYVISLGDYVPDKNYSYEKLLPYGQQFGLGMLVGWGVGGYDINHKVVYSNSSGNARSSDLNMKSEVVSFPDKAVAANVLQQIHDCTFKEKTDLFGSYSSGFSAAAKNDNKFHGSDLNSLVMRTIFLPGFRVSGDDSICFSPLGFTILSRNNYAQNQRGSLLVHFNLQVKLDVHDDNFIGSKYDVCHFNGKEEAIIGEALGCIFQGCLYIVKEAGLSVYLPSISISTNFLPTEHIGYCPPTKGLGISDIIKDNVEIKETMKRFSPWKVEILDRVLLYEGTEEAHRLCSENGWDVKVSRIRQLQIALDYLKFDEIERSLEMLVDVNLAEEGILRLLFAAVFLIVNKNGNDSETSAASRLLALATSFATRMLRKYGMIQHKRDMIIAEGFNKTELLSLPPIEPVKLQAEVDFARKLREMAHFLEIIRNLQCRLRSKFQRASQGLATIGEESSLICTDMLQEESQLSVHASDLVSLDMLNQNELSLPLPAPGSDNNENLALVPVDSKSPLVSEEFGEVSPLGGNSEKKVLPVENPKEMMARWNVDNLDLKNVVKDALLSGRLPLAVLKLHLHQSENFVAGKEPHDTFTEVRDIGRAVAYDLFLKGETELAVSTLQRLGENIESCLKQLLFGTVRRSLRAQIAEELKRYGYLGPYEWKILEDMSLIESLYPSSSFWKTYHGRLRENGTSSDSVLPMENRLQLLHNHSFDSLVIECGEIDGIVLDSWMNINGSTSSVEVDEDEAHVGYWAAAAIWFDTWEQRTIDRMILNQSSPSGISLLWESQLEYHGGRNNWKEVSELLDMIPAYAISAGSLQLNLDVLQTTSSLGCNMKASNYGSFLGSLEELDSVCMEVPDIQIYQFSPDICSGWLRMLMQEKLAKRFIFLKEYWEGTMEMVALLARAGFVSDQDKILLDNDLIETLSDRDGTVHAMHKIFVHHCAQYNLPSLLDLYLDCHSLVLDRDSLLALQETAVDCQWAKWLLLSRVKGCEYEASLANARSIMSQNLVPGSGLSVMDLDEIIRTVDDIAEGGGEMAALATLMHAALPIQSCLNSGSVNMHINSSAQCTLENLRPTLLRFPTLWRTLVGACLGQDTMSLLVPKAKTALSDYLSWRDDNFFSTGRDTSLLQMLPCWFPKPIRRLIQLYVQGPIGCQSFSGFPTGETLLHRDIDLFINADVHAEISAISWEATIQRHIEEELHGPLLEENGLGLEHHLHRGRALAAFNQILGHRVQNMKSKEEAGASAHGQASIQLDVQTILSPLEQSEETLLSSVLPIAIMHFEDSMLVASCTFLLELCGLSASMLRTDIAVLKRISSFYTLSEDNENLRQLSPKGSMFHARSHEGDLTESLARALADEYLHKDSAVNSTGNGASGRQPSRALMLVLNHLEKASLPLIIDGNTYGSWLLTGNGDGAQLRSERKAASQRWSLVTNFCRMHQLPLSTKYLALLARDNDWVEFLSEGQIGGYSFDTVVQVASKEFSDPRLRLHMMTVLRAMQSKKKATSPEKGDETTFPNENMCVPVELFQILAECEKHKGPGEALLTKAKELSWSILAMVASCFPDVSPLSCLTVWLEITAARETSSIKVHNIASQIADNVGAAVNATNSLPVGDRVLTFHYNRQSPKRRRLLTPITVDSSTSVISEISSTFMGPKIFDSQGKSIENERDVGQTGGIIVASESNERPASLSKMVAVLCEQQLFLPLLRAFEMFLPSCPLLPFIRALQAFSQMRLSEASAHLGSFSARIKEEPMYSQANVGREGQIGTSWISSTASKAADAVLSTCPSPYEKRCLMQLLASTDFGDGGLAAAHYRRAYWKINLAEPMLRKDNVLHFDNETADDASLLSALENNRQWEQARNWAKQLEASGTPWKSSLHHVTESQAESMVAEWKEFLWDVPEERVALWSHCHTLFIRYSFPSLQAGLFFLKHAEAVEKDLPARELHEILLLSLQWLSGMISLSSPVCPLHLLREIETKVWLLAVESESQVKSEGDFNFTFSIRENAIKNESSIIDRTATIIAKMDNHINSMRNRIDNQIPYKNQVVDAGLSTTFGGGSKTKRRGKGYMQSRRPPLETADKSADSDDGSSAHCFKNELQLNEENLKLEMSFSRWDERVGAAELERAVLSLLEFGQIAAAKQLQSKFSPEEIPSEFKLVDAALKLAAISTPPSNVSLSMLDEEVRSVIQTHGLLKGKHHVDPLQVLESLVAIFTEGSGRGLCKRIIAVIKAANTLGLSFFEAFNKQPIELLQLLSLKAQESFEEANMLVQTHPMPAASIAQILAESFLKGVLAAHRGGYMDSQKEEGPAPLLWRFSDFLKWAELCPSEPEIGHALMRLVITGQEIPHACEVELLILSHHFYKSSACLDGVDVLVALAATRVDAYVLEGDFSCLARLITGVGNFYALNFILGILIENGQLDLLLQKYSAAADTNTGTAEAVRGFRMAVLTSLKHFNPNDLDAFAMVYSHFDMKHETAALLESRAQQSCEQWFRRYDMDQNEDLLDSMRYFIEAAEVHSSIDAGNKTRSNCAQASLLSLQIRMPDFQWLNLSETNARRALVEQSRFQEALIVAEAYNLNQPSEWALVLWNQMLKPEVMEEFVAEFVAVLPLQPSMLIDLARFYRAEVAARGDQSHFSVWLTGGGLPAEWAKYLGRSFRCLLKRTRDLKLRMQLATLATGFGDVIDACKEELDNVPDNAAPLVLRKGHGGAYLPLM, encoded by the exons ATGGGTATGCCTATGGGCAGTGATGATCCTGCTATACTTAAGTTACATAAGTGGGAACCTTCCGATATTCCACTTGCGCTCTCGGAATTTCGTGAGGCTTTTCTTTCTCCCACAAGAGAGATACTGCTTTTGCATTCTTATGAAAAAGAAGCTCTTTTGCTTCCGCTGATAAAAG GAGAATTACATTCTAGTGCTCCGGAAAGCTGCCATGACAATGATAATCACAGTCCAGGTTCATCGACTCTTTCCTCCCAGGCATTCACTAGGCCTAGTATATCAGATATGGTGAATGATTTACCTTGCACTTCAGGATCAGAAATCAACATTGATACTGATCCTGCTCAACTTAAGTGTCCAAGGTCCAAAAGTTACCCATTTATTAGTGATGTGAGCTCGTTGGCATGGGCACGTTGTGGGGACAGCTATGATCAGCACAGTGATGCTTCATTTAGAGAATTTCTATTTGTGTCCGGAAGATGTGGGGTGTCCATCCATGCTTTTCCCAAATTGAACAAAACCAGAGGAATTGCTCAAGCTGCAGTAGAGGGGAACTTTAGCCAAGGCAGGTGGGTGGAATGGGGGCCTGTTGCTACATTAGCTCAAAACATAGAAGTAGGAGAGTCTTCCAGCCTGAGTGATGAAGGTCAGACTATAAATGGTATTGTTGGAGATAGTGGAGTTGAACTACCGAGAGGTCCTGCTGCTAAGAGATACTTGGAGTCGTTTTTCACTAAAATTGATACTACTGTATTAGATGGTAGTATCTGGAGCAAGTTCCCTAAGAATACAGAATTTCCTTGCTCTGCAGAAGTGGTTTCATTTAACATATTTGATGGAGGTGATGTGTCTAACCAGTCAAGCTTGAGCTTGTGTGGAGATGATTCTAATTCTGATTGTTTTTCTAGTGTATTTGGTATTGAGGTTAATGGTTTCTATGAATGCCCAAGAGTGTTCTCAAGTGCTTCATATTGCTTGGTTGGGCTCTTTTTTATGTTACCGCATGATTTGTCTGGAAATATTAATGATGCAATTCAAGGAGGCAGGATAAGAAATTTACTTCTTGTAGCTAGGTTAGACTATTGGGGTATTCAGTGGGTTTCAATAGTGAAGCTAGATGAAAGAATAAACATAAGTCTAGCAAATAAGTGGATGGATTTTCAGTTTTCTGATGATCTCCTTGTTTGTCTTAATTCTTCTGGCTTGATTGCTCTCTATGGTGCATTGTCTGGTGAACTTGTGACACATTTAAATGTTTCACATGCTTGTGGACTTAACCCTCATTTTGATATGAAAGGGTCAGAAAAGTTTTCCTTGAGTGATGGTACAGATATTAAGCAAGAGTGTGACATTAAGGCTAAGTTGTCTGATCAGCATAGTGGTTCTTTTAGGAGGTCATTCAAAAGGTTCGTTGTTGCTTCACATACCTCCCTTTTAGCTGTGGTTGATGAATGCGGTGTGATCTATGTGATTTCCTTGGGTGATTATGTGCCTGACAAGAACTATTCATATGAGAAGTTGCTTCCATATGGTCAGCAATTTGGGCTTGGAATGTTGGTTGGTTGGGGAGTTGGTGGGTATGATATAAATCACAAAGTGGTATACTCTAATTCTTCTGGCAATGCTCGTTCTAGTGATTTGAACATGAAAAGTGAAGTGGTTTCTTTCCCAGACAAAGCTGTGGCGGCCAATGTGCTTCAGCAAATTCATGACTGCACATTTAAAGAAAAGACAGACTTGTTTGGCTCCTATTCAAGTGGATTTTCTGCTGCTGCTAAAAATGATAACAAGTTTCATGGTTCTGATTTGAATTCACTTGTTATGAGAACAATATTTCTTCCTGGTTTTAGAGTCTCTGGGGATGATTCCATTTGTTTTTCTCCTCTGGGATTTACTATTCTCTCTAGAAATAattatgcacaaaatcaaagagGTTCTCTGCTTGTCCATTTTAATCTGCAAGTGAAGTTAGATGTTCATGATGACAACTTCATAGGTAGTAAATATGATGTGTGCCACTTTAAtggaaaagaagaagctattATTGGAGAAGCACTTGGATGCATTTTCCAAGGTTGTTTATATATAGTGAAGGAAGCTGGTCTATCAGTGTATCTTCCCTCCATTtcaatttcaacaaattttcttCCTACTGAGCACATTGGTTATTGCCCACCAACTAAGGGTTTAGGGATTTCAGACATAATAAAGGACAATGtggaaataaaagaaacaatgaAAAGGTTTTCTCCTTGGAAAGTTGAAATTTTGGACAGAGTTCTTCTGTATGAAGGCACTGAAGAGGCACATCGATTGTGTTCAGAAAATG GATGGGATGTCAAAGTTTCTCGCATTCGTCAGTTACAAATAGCACTGGACTActtgaaatttgatgaaatagAAAG ATCTTTGGAAATGCTTGTGGATGTGAATCTAGCAGAAGAGGGGATTTTGAGGTTGCTCTTTGCTGCAGTTTTTCTCATTGTTAACAAAAATGGAAATGATAGCGAAACTTCTGCTGCTTCAAG GCTTCTTGCACTGGCTACTTCCTTTGCAACCAGGATGCTTCGTAAATATGGAATGatacaacataaaagagatatGATCATTGCAGAGGGCTTTAACAAAACAGAATTACTCTCTCTTCCCCCTATTGAACCAGTTAAACTGCAAGCAGAAGTGGATTTTGCTCGAAAACTTCGTGAGATGGCTCATTTCTTGGAGATCATACGCAACCTGCAATGTAGGCTTAGATCGAAATTCCAAAGGGCCAGTCAAGGATTG GCTACTATCGGAGAAGAGTCATCTTTAATTTGTACTgatatgttgcaggaagaatcCCAACTTTCAGTTCATGCTTCAGATTTAGTGTCACTGGACATGTTGAACCAAAATGAGCTTTCCTTACCTCTACCTGCTCCTGGTAGTGACAACAACGAAAACCTTGCACTAGTGCCTGTTGATTCAAAATCTCCTTTGGTCTCGGAAGAGTTTGGTGAAGTATCCCCTTTAGGAGGAAATTCTGAAAAGAAAGTTTTGCCTGTGGAAAATCCGAAAGAGATGATGGCACGCTGGAATGTAGATAATCTGGACCTTAAAAATGTGGTTAAAGATGCGCTGCTCTCTGGTCGTCTGCCTTTGGCAGTACTTAAACTGCATCTTCATCAATCGGAAAATTTTGTTGCTGGCAAAGAGCCTCATGATACTTTCACTGAAGTCCGTGATATTGGCAGAGCTGTTGCTTATGACTTATTTTTGAAG GGTGAAACTGAGCTTGCTGTTTCAACACTTCAAAGACTTGGAGAGAACATCGAATCCTGTCTCAAGCAACTTTTATTTGGCACTGTAAGGAGATCTTTGCGGGCCCAGATTGCTGaggaattgaaaagatatggttatcTAGGACCATATGAGTGGAAGATATTGGAAGATATGTCATTGATTGAG AGTCTTTATCCTAGCAGCAGCTTCTGGAAAACATATCATGGGAGGCTAAGAGAGAATGGTACTTCATCAGACTCTGTTTTGCCGATGGAAAATAGACTACAGCTCTTGCATAACCATTCATTTGATAGCCTTGTCATTGAATGTGGGGAGATTGATGGAATTGTCTTGGATTCATGGATGAATATCAATGGAAGTACATCTTCTGTAGAAGTTGATGAAGATGAGGCTCATGTTGGATATTGGGCTGCTGCTGCTATCTGGTTTGATACCTGGGAGCAAAGAACCATTGATCGT ATGATATTGAATCAATCATCTCCTTCGGGAATATCTTTACTGTGGGAATCACAACTTGAATATCATGGGGGTCGCAATAATTGGAAAGAAGTATCTGAACTGTTGGACATGATACCGGCATATGCCATATCTGCTGGAAGCCTTCAACTCAATTTGGATGTTTTGCAAACTACTTCGTCTTTAGGATGCAATATGAAGGCTTCTAATTACGGAAGTTTCTTAGGCTCTCTTGAAGAATTGGATTCTGTATGCATGGAAGTTCCAGATATCCAAATATATCAGTTTTCACCTGATATTTGCTCTGGGTGGTTGAGAATGCTCATGCAggaaaagcttgcaaaaagatttatatttttgaaagaatatTGGGAAGGAACAATGGAGATGGTTGCTCTTTTGGCTCGGGCAGGTTTCGTATCTGATCAAGATAAGATTTTGTTGGACAATGATCTTATTGAGACCTTATCAGATAGAGATGGAACTGTACATGCTATGCATAAAATATTTGTGCATCACTGTGCACAATATAATTTGCCAAGTCTTTTGGACCTTTACCTTGATTGTCATAGTTTGGTCCTTGATCGTGATTCCCTTCTTGCATTACAGGAAACTGCA GTTGATTGTCAATGGGCAAAATGGCTGCTCTTATCAAGAGTTAAGGGGTGTGAGTACGAGGCTTCACTTGCTAATGCTCGCTCAATTATGTCACAAAATTTGGTTCCTGGAAGTGGCCTCAGTGTTATGGATTTAGATGAAATAATTCGAACTGTTGATGACATTGCTGAAGGAGGGGGAGAAATGGCAGCTCTAGCAACCCTGATGCATGCTGCTTTGCCAATTCAAAGCTGTTTGAATAGTGGTAGTGTAAATATGCATATCAATTCCTCTGCCCAGTGCACATTGGAGAACCTTAGGCCAACTTTGCTACGGTTCCCAACATTGTGGCGCACGCTTGTAGGAGCATGTCTTGGACAAGATACAATGAGCTTGTTGGTTCCTAAAGCAAAAACTG CTTTATCAGATTATCTTAGTTGGCGTGATGACAATTTTTTCTCTACTGGACGTGATACTTCACTTCTACAAATGCTTCCATGCTGGTTTCCTAAGCCCATTCGGAGATTAATACAACTTTACGTGCAG GGTCCTATTGGATGCCAATCCTTTTCAGGGTTTCCTACTGGGGAAACTTTGCTACACAGAGACATTGATTTATTCATAAATGCTGATGTACATGCTGAGATAAGTGCAATTTCTTGGGAGGCAACTATCCAAAGACACATTGAGGAAGAACTACATGGCCCTTTACTCGAG GAAAATGGCCTTGGACTTGAGCACCATTTGCACCGTGGACGTGCTTTGGCAGCTTTCAACCAGATCCTTGGCCATAGAGTTCAAAATATGAAGTCTAAAGAGGAGGCCGGTGCTTCAGCTCATGGACAAGCAAGCATTCAATTAGATGTCCAGACTATTCTTTCACCACTTGAGCAAAGTGAAGAGACTCTGCTTTCATCT GTTTTGCCAATTGCTATTATGCATTTTGAGGATTCTATGCTTGTTGCCTCATGCACTTTTCTTCTGGAGCTATGTGGTCTGTCAGCCAGCATGTTGCGCACTGATATTGCTGTGCTAAAGCGAATTTCTTCTTTCTACACATTAAGTGAAGATAATGAAAATCTCAGGCAATTATCACCCAAGGGATCTATGTTTCATGCAAGATCCCATGAAGGTGACTTGACCGAGTCTCTTGCTCGAGCCTTAGCTGATGAATATTTGCACAAGGATTCTGCAGTAAATTCTACTGGGAATGGAGCTTCAGGTAGACAACCTTCTCGGGCTCTTATGCTTGTCTTGAACCATTTGGAAAAAGCAAGCCTTCCGCTGATTATAGATGGAAATACATATGGGTCTTGGCTGCTAACTGGAAATGGTGATGGAGCACAGTTAAGGTCTGAACGAAAGGCTGCTAGCCAGCGCTGGAGTTTGGTAACAAATTTTTGTAGGATGCATCAGCTTCCCCTAAGTACAAAGTATCTTGCTTTATTAGCTAGAGATAATGACTGG GTTGAATTTTTGTCTGAAGGTCAGATTGGGGGATATTCTTTTGATACAGTGGTCCAAGTG GCATCAAAGGAGTTTAGTGATCCACGTCTGAGACTTCATATGATGACAGTTTTGAGAGCAatgcaatcaaagaaaaaggCAACCTCACCAGAGAAAGGTGATGAAACAACCTTTCCTAATGAAAACATGTGTGTTCCAGTTGAACTCTTCCAGATATTAGCAGAATGTGAAAAACACAAAGGTCCTGGAGAAGCTCTCTTGACAAAAGCAAAAGAGTTGTCCTGGTCAATTTTGGCAATGGTGGCTTCATGTTTCCCTGATGTCTCACCATTGTCATGCCTGACAGTTTGGTTGGAAATTACTGCAGCAAG AGAAACTTCATCGATCAAGGTGCATAATATTGCTTCCCAGATTGCAGATAATGTTGGAGCAGCTGTAAATGCAACCAATTCCTTGCCTGTAGGTGATAGAGTGCTTACATTTCATTACAATAGGCAGAGTCCCAAGCGTCGACGGTTATTAACACCCATTACAGTCGACTCATCTACTTCTGTAATATCTGAGATCTCAAGTACTTTTATGGGTCCAAAAATATTTGATTCCCAAGGTAAGTCTATCGAGAATGAAAGAGATGTAGGACAGACGGGAGGTATAATTGTTGCAAGTGAATCCAATGAAAGGCCAGCTTCTCTTTCCAAGATGGTTGCAGTGCTTTGTGAACAACAATTGTTCTTGCCTTTGCTAAGGGCATTTGAGATGTTCCTTCCATCATGTCCATTGCTGCCATTCATTCGTGCCCTTCAG GCATTTTCACAAATGCGCCTCTCAGAAGCTTCTGCTCATTTGGGTTCCTTTTCAGCACGAATTAAGGAGGAACCGATGTACTCACAGGCAAATGTGGGACGAGAAGGACAGATTGGAACATCATGGATTAGTTCTACAGCTTCAAAAGCTGCTGATGCAGTGCTTTCAACTTGCCCCTCTCCGTATGAGAAAAGATGCTTAATGCAACTTCTTGCCTCCACTGACTTTGGTGATGGTGGACTTGCTGCGGCACACTACCGAAGGGCTTATTGGAAAATTAATTTAGCAGAACCTATGCTTCGTAAAGATAATGTGTTGCATTTTGATAATGAAACTGCAGATGATGCTTCACTGTTGTCTGCACTAGAAAATAATAGGCAGTGGGAGCAAGCAAGGAACTGGGCCAAGCAGTTGGAGGCCAGTGGAACCCCCTGGAAATCTTCATTGCATCATGTCACTGAGTCTCAG GCCGAATCTATGGTAGCCGAGTGGAAGGAGTTTCTTTGGGACGTACCAGAAGAGAGGGTTGCTTTATGGAGCCACTGTCACACATTATTCATCAGATACTCCTTCCCTTCTCTTCAA GCTGGGTTATTTTTCCTTAAACATGCTGAAGCTGTTGAGAAAGATCTGCCTGCAAGGGAGCTTCATGaaattttattgctttctctGCAATGGTTGAGTGGGATGATAAGCCTTTCCAGCCC TGTCTGCCCATTGCATCTTCTGCGTGAAATTGAAACCAAAGTATGGCTTTTAGCGGTTGAATCTGAGAGCCAGGTAAAGAGTGAAGGAGACTTCAATTTTACCTTTTCTATCAGGGAGAATGCTATCAAGAATGAATCCAGTATTATTGACCGAACTGCAACCATAATAGCAAAGATGGACAACCATATAAATTCAATGAGGAATAGAATTGATAACCAAATCCCTTACAAGAATCAAGTAGTGGATGCTGGCCTCTCAACTACTTTTGGTGGTGGTTCAAAGACAAAAAGAAGGGGCAAAGGATACATGCAATCAAGACGCCCACCTCTTGAAACAGCAGATAAAAGTGCTGATAGTGATGATGGATCTAGTGCCCACTGTTTCAAAAATGAGTTGCAGTTGAATGAAGAGAACCTAAAACTGGAAATGTCATTTTCTAGGTGGGACGAAAGGGTTGGCGCAGCAGAGCTGGAAAGGGCTGTACTATCTTTATTGGAATTTGGGCAAATTGCTGCAGCCAAGCAACTGCAATCTAAGTTCTCTCCTGAAGAAATACCATCTGAATTTAAACTTGTAGATGCGGCCTTGAAGCTTGCTGCTATTTCAACTCCTCCCAGCAATGTATCTTTGTCAATGCTTGACGAAGAAGTGCGTTCAGTTATACAAACACATGGTCTACTGAAGGGCAAGCACCATGTGGACCCACTGCAG GTTCTGGAGTCTTTGGTGGCCATTTTTACAGAAGGCAGTGGGCGCGGGTTATGTAAGAGAATAATAGCAGTTATAAAAGCTGCAAACACCTTGGGACTCTCATTTTTTGAGGCGTTCAACAAGCAACCAATTGAACTGCTACAGCTCCTTTCTCTTAAAGCACAGGAGTCATTTGAGGAGGCAAACATGCTGGTGCAGACTCATCCAATGCCAGCGGCAAGCATTGCTCAAATACTTGCAGAATCTTTCCTAAAG GGTGTGTTGGCTGCACATCGTGGAGGGTATATGGATTCACAAAAGGAAGAAGGACCTGCTCCATTGCTGTGGAGATTTTCAGATTTCTTGAAGTGGGCAGAGCTTTGTCCCTCTGAACCAGAAATTGGGCATGCTTTAATGCGTTTGGTGATTACTGGACAGGAGATACCACATGCTTGTGAG GTTGAGCTTCTTATTCTGTCCCACCATTTCTACAAGTCATCTGCATGCCTTGATGGAGTTGATGTCCTTGTAGCTCTTGCTGCAACTAGGGTTGATGCTTATGTATTGGAGGGTGATTTTTCATGTTTGGCTCGATTAATAACCGGGGTTGGAAACTTTTATGCTCTCAATTTCATTCTTGGCATTCTCATAGAAAATGGTCAGTTGGATCTTCTGCTCCAGAAGTATTCTGCTGCTGCAGACACCAACACAGGCACTGCTGAGGCTGTCAGAGGATTTCGAATGGCTGTTCTTACATCTTTGAAGCATTTCAACCCTAATGACCTTGATGCATTTGCTATG GTCTACAGTCATTTTGATATGAAACATGAGACAGCTGCTCTTTTAGAGTCACGAGCACAGCAATCGTGTGAACAGTGGTTCCGCCGCTATGACATGGACCAGAATGAGGATTTATTGGATTCCATGCGCTACTTCATTGAAGCTGCTGAAGTTCACTCTTCCATTGATGCTGGCAACAAAACACGAAGCAATTGTGCACAGGCTTCCCTTCTGTCCTTGCAAATTCGAATGCCTGATTTCCAGTGGCTTAATCTATCAGAAACCAATGCTAGACGAGCTTTGGTTGAGCAATCTCGTTTTCAAGAGGCTTTAATTGTAGCTGAAGCTTATAACCTAAACCAACCAAGTGAGTGGGCTTTAGTACTCTGGAACCAGATGCTCAAACCTGAAGTGATGGAGGAGTTTGTGGCAGAGTTCGTTGCAGTTCTACCTCTTCAGCCGTCAATGCTGATTGATTTAGCTAGATTCTATAGAGCTGAAGTGGCTGCTCGAGGGGACCAATCTCATTTCTCTGTCTGGCTTACAGGTGGAGGCTTGCCAGCCGAGTGGGCTAAATATTTAGGAAGATCATTCAGGTGCCTATTGAAACGAACAAGGGACTTGAAGTTGCGGATGCAATTGGCTACACTGGCAACTGGATTTGGTGATGTTATTGATGCATGCAAGGAGGAATTGGATAACGTCCCTGACAATGCGGCACCACTAGTGTTGAGGAAGGGTCATGGGGGAGCTTACCTCCCTTTAATGTAA